The DNA segment GGTTTGCTTAGCCGGGTAGCTTGGCCGCCAGGACGTCAACCTTCTCGATTGACGGCGGTTTGGCAAACAGCTCGGCAGCCTTTGCCATAAGCGCCGCTGCGACCTTGCCCGAAAGATGAGCCTGCCGACCTGCTTCATCCGGGAAGGCATCAAAGATGCCAAAGGTGGACGGCCCCAAGCGGATTCCGAACCACGCCGTAGTGGCTGGCTCTTCCTGCACTATTGGAAGGCCATCCAAGAGAAAGTTCTCTACCTCTTTCTCTTTCCCAGGCTTTGCTTCCAGACGAACGAACAACGCTACTTTGACCATGACGTGCCTCCTGTTGTTACGACGATATTACCATGCGTGACGCATTCCAGTAATGCCCAACGCGATATTTGCCGCCCAGCTCCAGCGTGGCGGGGATGAAGGGGCAGCGTCGAGTCATTTCCGCAGTCGCGGGAAAGGCGACTCTGCCCTCTCCTGGTCTTTCACGAACTGCCTCTACCGAGATACGGTGACGACGATCTTGCCAAACTGCTGGTTCGATTCCATGTAACGGTGCGCTTCGACGATCTGCTCGAAGGGGAAGGTCTTGGCAATGATCGGCTTCAGCTGTCCGGCCTCGAGGCCGCGCGTGATAAAAGCTTGCGCAGGCGCCAAGCGTTGCGGATCACCGGTCAGTTCGAACAGCGTGTAGCCGCGCACGCTCAGGGCCTTGTTCATCGCTGCCAAGGCCGGGAACGGCGTCTCCTGACCGCTGAGATTGCCATAGATGAAAATCAGGCCCTGCTGACTCATCGCTTGCGCCAGTGTTTCGACTTGCGGCCCCGCGACCGGGTCGAAGGCGATGC comes from the Janthinobacterium sp. 67 genome and includes:
- a CDS encoding putative quinol monooxygenase encodes the protein MVKVALFVRLEAKPGKEKEVENFLLDGLPIVQEEPATTAWFGIRLGPSTFGIFDAFPDEAGRQAHLSGKVAAALMAKAAELFAKPPSIEKVDVLAAKLPG